Below is a window of Edaphobacter bradus DNA.
GAGGAGGGAACTATTGACGGGTGAAGGCTCCCTGGTAGAAGCCGCTGGCACAGGAAGAAGTTGAGGAGGCTACGTAGATGCTGAAGTCCATCCCAGGCGAGAGACCGACGACTGCGATAGCGTCAGATGGAGCAGGGAGAGAGTAAGCAAACTTGAGGAATGGCCCTGTGATCATGCCGGTCAGCGTCGATGAAAGGGTACAGCCGGAGGAACTGAAGGTGATGCTGCCGGAGAGAGGGAATTGGCCGTCCGCGTTGGCGGGAGATTGCGTAAGGATGATCGTTGTCGGGCCGCTGACAGACCGGTCGGAAGAGTAGAGCGTGCCGGTGAAGGTTCCTGTGATGGGCGGAACGAATTCGGCACCGATGGTAGAGGAGGCTACAGCGCAGGGTCCGCCGATGACCTGAGCAGTGCCGTTGGCCGAGCTTACGGTGCTGCCAATGGTGCTCAAGGGGAGCTGGATCTTGAGCGTAGCAACGCTGCCGGAAAAAGATGCCGAGGTGAGGGTGAGCAGATTGTTGGAGTCGATCGAACCGGTAAAGGGAATGTCCTGGTTAGCCGGAATGCAGGGCGGCGAGGATTGGGGGTCATTGATCCGAAAGATGCCGGAGGCAGTGGAACCCTGAATGGTGAGGGCTCCTAGAAACTGAAAGATGGGATTGCCAGTGGAGGGCTGAGCGAGGTTCATACTCCAGTTTCCAGAGATGCTGTCGAAGGCTGGGGTAGTTGGGGTAGAGGGGCCGGAGATTGGAGGTGTGGAGACCGAGGAGCTAGTGCCGCAGCCTATGAGGAGAGCCGAGACCAGAACGAGAGGTAGAAGTACTTGGGTTTTTGTTGTGGGCATCTCAAACAAGGGCATTTTGACAGCCCGATAGTAGGGGAGCCCCTATGGCGTGTCAAGTGTAAGTATTGGGAAATAAGGGTGATAGCTCGATGTGGGCAGTGTGAAACTTATTTAAGGTCTGAAACATCAGATAGGTTGACAATAAGTGACTCAAGGTGAGAGTCTTGGGTTAGTTAATTTGGTGGGCTTCGGCCCTGATGGGGTGCTTGAGATGGCAAAGATTATTGGTATTGACTTAGGAACCACGAACTCGTGCGTGGCCGTGATGGAAGGCGGCGAGCCGAAGGTGATTCCGAATGACGAGGGCGGGCGCACGACGCCGTCAATCGTTGCGTTTACGAAGAGCGGGGAGCGTCTGGTGGGCCAGGTGGCCAAGCGGCAGGCGATCACGAACCCGGAGAACACGATCTACTCGATCAAGCGTTTTATGGGCCGCCGCTTCAATGAAGTGAACGACGAGATGAAGATGGTGCCGTACAAGGTGGTCCAGCAGGGCGACCATGTGGCGGTGAGCGCGCAGGGCAAGGATTACACCCCGCCTGAGGTCTCGGCGATGATCCTGCAGAAGCTGAAGAAGGCGGCTGAGGATTATCTGGGGACGACGGTGACGGAGGCCGTGATTACGGTTCCGGCGTACTTCAACGACGCGCAGCGCCAGGCTACGAAGGATGCAGGAAGGATCGCCGGGCTCGACGTCAAGCGCATTGTGAATGAGCCGACGGCAGCGGCTCTGGCTTATGGCCTCGACAAGAAGAAGGACGAGACGATCGCCGTGTATGACTTCGGCGGCGGTACGTTCGATATCTCGATCCTTGAGGTTGGCGAGGGCGTGATTGAGGTGAAGTCGACCAATGGCGATACGCACCTTGGCGGCGACAACCTTGACCAGAGGATTGTTGACTGGCTGATCTCCGAGTTCAAGAGCGAGTCGGGTCTTGACCTGACCTCGAAGGGCAATGAGATGGCGCTGCAGCGGCTGAAGGATGCCGCGGAGCGCGCGAAGATTGAGCTTTCGACGGCGCAGGAGACAGAAATCAATCTGCCGTTCATTACTGCGGACGCTAGCGGGCCGAAGCACCTGGTTCGCAAGCTGACGCGGGCGAAGCTGGAGAGCCTGGTCGATGATCTGCTGCAGAAGTCGGTTGGGCCGTGCAAGCAGGCGTTGAAGGATGCGGGCGTGGACGCGAGCAAGATCGATGAGGTCGTGCTGGTCGGCGGGCAGACTCGTATGCCGAAGATCCAGCAACTGGTGAAGGAGCTGTTTGGCAAGGAGCCGCATAAGGGTGTGAATCCGGATGAGGTCGTCGCGATTGGCGCGGCGGTGCAGGCCGGCGTGCTGGCTGGCGATGTGAAGGACCTGCTGCTGCTGGATGTGACTCCGCTGACACTGTCGATTGAGACGATGGGCGGCGTGGCGACTGGGATGATCCAGCGGAACACGACGATTCCGACGAAGAAGACGGAGACGTTTTCGACGGCGGCGGACTCGCAGACCGAGGTCGAGGTGCATGTGCTGCAGGGCGAGCGTCCGATGGCGGCGCAGAACCGGACTCTGGGCAAGTTCAAGCTCTCGGGGATTCCGCCAGCTCCGCGTGGCATACCGCAGATCGAGGTGACCTTCGATATCGACGCGAACGGCATCCTGAACGTCACGGCGAAGGACAACGCGACGGGCAAGGACCAGAAGATCACAATCACGAGCTCTTCGGGCCTGAGCAAGGAAGAGGTTGAGCGCATGGCGAAGGAGGCTGAGGCTCACGCTGGCGAGGACAAGGCGAAGCGCGAGGAGGTTGAGGCTCGCAATCAGCTCGACTCGATGGTCTACAACGTCGAGAAGATGCTGAAGGACTCGGGCGAGAAGGTTGCGGCTTCGGACAAGACCGACGTTGAGAGCGCGCTGGAAGAGGCGAAGAAGACGCTGGCCGGAACTCCGAGCGCAAGTGAGCTGAATGCGGCGAAGGATCGTCTAACGACTGCGAGCCACAAGCTGGCTGAGGCGATGTACAAGGCGACCTCGGCGGCTGGCACCGACGGCGCGGCCTCGGCTGGCGCTGCTGCCGGAGCGCACGAAGAGGCGAAGAAGGACGAAGGCGTAATCGACGCCGAGTACGTGGATGTAGACGAGAAGAAGTAAAGCAACTCAGTTGTTCGTTGCGGGTTATTAGTTGCAGTAGATTTTCCGGGCGCTCCTCGCAAGTTGTTGGGAGCGCCCTTCTGTATAAAGCGACGGGAGGTGCGTCATGACGAACATGGTATGGAAGTGCGAGCAATGGTTCGGGGGAAAGATGCAGGCCCAGCAGGTCTTCACGAGCGAGGACCAGGCAAGAGAGTTTGCACGGAGGTTGTCCGGGGTGGCTCCTGAGCTCGTGTTGAAGATTGAGGCTATGCCGATTCAGCAGGTGTGGAACTGAGGGAGGAGAAAGTTGAAGGCAGAAATTGTAGGTATGAAGTTTCGCGCAGCTTCATTTACTTGTCCGTTCTGTCTTGTCAATTCACAGCAGGGTTGGCATCAGGCGATTGATACATCTCGCGGTTCACCGGGGCAGCCGGTAGAGGGACTTCTTACCGGAAAATGTCTTAACTGTCAGGAACGAACTGTTTGGTATCGCGACACGTTGGTCTTCCCAAAAGCGGAATCGACAGCTCCCCTTTCTACCGATCACATGCCTGATGACGTAAAGGTAGTTTTTGAGGAGGCTCGAAATGTTCTTTCTATTTCTCCTAGATCTGCATGCGCGTTACTCCGGCTCTGCATTCAGAAGATATGTATTCATAAAGGTCAGTCTGGCGAAAACCTGAACAAAGACATAGGGAATTTAGTGATTGATGGGCTATCTCCACAAACTCAAAAGGCTCTAGATGTAGTTCGCGTAATCGGAAATAATTCTGTTCATCCAAAAGACATCATTGAGGGGGATACGGACGAGATTGCGCGATATATGTTCGAGGTCGTGAATTCGATCGTGGATGATTTATTTGGCAGAGAAGAGCGCCTTCGTAAGGCATACGCCGGACTACCTCAATCTGTACTAGAAGCAATCGAAAGGCGAGATCGAACGGCAAATATAAAGGACACTGTGAATGCCGGAGGGGAATGAGATTCATCGCTGGGCCGAGCGTCATGCGGCGGCGTTTGCTGGCAAGGTGGTTCGGGCAGATGGGCCACAGGGACGCTTTGCCGATGTGGATGTGATTGATGGCCGCAGGCTTGAGCGCGTGATGGCTGTTGGCAAGCACCTGGGGTATGACTTCGGGAAGGATCGGATTCTGCATGTGCATCTTGGATTGCAGGGCGACTTCACGGAGGGCTCCGGGTCGCTGCCTGCGGTGAAAGGCGCGCTGCGGCTGCGTATGTGGAATGCGGCGGCGATCAAAAAGCCGGCGGTGCCGGGTGTGAGCAAGCGGCATGCGTGGTACTCGGAGGATGACGGGACAGGGCATATCGAGCCGAACAAGGTTGCGTGGGTTGAGCTGCGCGGGCCGATGGACTGCTCGATCTACACGCAGAAGAAGTGGGATGAGTTGGTAGAGCGGCTGGGGCCCGATCCTCTGAACGGCGACGGGCCGGACAGGATGATCGCAAAGGTTGCGAAGAGCAGGAAGCCGATCGGCGAGCTGCTGATGGACCAGTCGGTGGCCGCGGGAGTGGGGAACATCCTGCGCGCGGAGCTGCTGTTTCGTGCGCGGCTGAGCCCGTTTGTTGCGGGGAAGGATGTTCCGGAGAAGACGCTGCGGGCGATGTGGAAGGATCTGGCTCCGCTGATAAGGGCGGGGATGGCTGATCGGAGGATTGTGACGACGAAGCCGAAGGACAGGCCGCATAAGACGGGAGCCGTGCTGAAGGAAGAGGCTCATTATGTGTATCGGCGGAATGGGCGGCCCTGTTTTGTGTCGGGGACCACGGTGATGAAGAAGGAGATGGCAGGGAGGAATCTGTTCTGGTGCCCGACGTGCCAGGCGGAGTGAGTTGGAGGCTTTTCCGGTGCGGAAGAACCCGTGCCGGTTGCAGAATGGTAAGAGGCTATGGCGACACAGACTAAGGATTACTACGGGACTCTCGGGGTCAAGAAGACGGCGACGGCGGAGGAGATTCGCAAGGCGTTTCGGAAGGCCGCGCGCAAGTATCACCCGGATGTGAATCCGGGCGACAAGAAGGCCGAGGAGAAGTTCAAGGAGATCTCCGAGGCGAACGATGTGCTGAGCGACGAGAAGAAGCGGAAGATCTATGACCAGTTCGGCTTCTACTCGGACAACATCGACCCGGCGGCTGCGGAGGCAGCGGCCCGAGGAGGGTATTCGGGTGGTGGATTTCCAGGCGCGGGCGCGGGTGGACGCGGTGGCGCTCAGGAGGTTCCGTTCGACTTTGGTGGGTTTGACTTCTCAGACTTCACGACGGGCGGGGGACATCAGCAGCAGGGCGGCGGCTTTGGCGGGAGCTTTCGCGACATCTTCAGCGGAATGTTTACGGGCGGCGGCCATAAGGCGCGCGGACCGGAGCCGGGGACCGACCTCGAGTACCAGATCAGTGTGGACTTCTGGACGGCGGTGCGCGGCGGTGTGACGAAGCTTGAGATTACGCGGCAGGAGGTCTGCCCGACTTGCAAAGGCAAGTCAACGACGGGCGGGAGCGCGGAGTGTCCGGAGTGCCATGGCACGGGCCAGGTGACGCAGATGGGCGGGAGGATGAAGTTCAACATCCAGTGCCCGCGGTGCGGCGGCTCGGGCAAGGTGCATCATGCGTGTTCGACGTGCCACGGCGAGGGTGTGGTGACGAAGAAGGAGCAGCTCGAGTTTCGTATCAAGCCGGGGACGAGAGACGGCCAGCGGATTCGGTTGGCAGGCAAGGGCAATGCCGGATTGAACGGCGGGCAGCCGGGCGATCTGTACCTGATCATCAAGGCGGGGACGCATCCGGTGTTTACACGGGTGGGCGACGATATTCATGTAACCGTTCCGGTTGCAATTGCAGAGGCGGCGCTTGGAGCGAAGATCGAAGTCCCGACGATTGATGGACGGACGCAGTTGAAGATTCCGCCGGGGACACAGAGCGGGCAGAAGCTCAGGATGCGTGAGAAAGGTGTGCCGAGCGCTGCGCGTGAGGGCGTCCGTGGGGACGAGATCGTCGAGGTGAAGCTTGTCGTGCCGAAGGTGCAGGATGAGCGGTCGAAAGAGATTCTGCGCGAGCTGGCGAGGCTGAATCCGGAGGATCCGCGAGAGGAGCTGTTCGCTAAGGCTTAACAAGGCCACGACCGCGGAAGACAGGGATGGACGCGGATCAGGTCGGCCCCTGTTCACGAAGAAATGTTCGGAATGACATCAGATATTTGCACAAGAAATGGTGCATCCGTTATGGAATTGCCTTAGTACGGAGGTGGTTCCATGCGGCATCTGGCGGGCGGGCTGGTGTTGGCGGGTGCGGTGTGTTTTGTTGGCTTGCGGGGTGCGCGGGCTGAGGAACCGGTCGCTCCTACGGCCGACGAGATCGTTACGCGGATGATGGCGAAGAACGCGGAGCGGCAGGCGGAGTTGGAGAGCTATACGTCGGAACGGAGGTATCGGGTGGAGTACAAGGGGACGGGCGGGGAGCATCATGCCGAGATTGTGGTGCGGGCGGAGTATCTGGGTTCGGGTCAAATGGGGGCGGGGCAGAAGCGGCTGACGGTCGTTGAGGAGTCCGGGTCGAAGATGATCTGCGAGCGGGTGCTGCGCAAGATGGTGGAGAGCGAGCAGGAGGCTTCGGAGAAGGCGAACCGGATGCAGATGATGCTGTCTCCCGAGAATTACAACATCGAGCTGGTGGGGCAGGAGCCGGTGGATGGTGTGCGGGCGTGGGTGCTACAAGTTTCGCCGAAGGTGGCGAGCACGTTTACCTATCGCGGGCGGGTGTGGGTGAGCGAGGACGACTACGCGGTGATGCGGGTGCAGGGCGAACCGGCGAAGAGTCCGTCGTGGTGGATCAGCTGGGCGAGCTTTGACTGGAGATACGAGCGGCATGGCGAATTCTGGCTGCCGGAGAAGAGCGTGGCGGCGAGCCATGTGCGGATCGGCGGAGACGCGAGGCTGATGATCGAGTACGGGACGTATCAGGTCATTGCGAAGGGTGAGAAGCGGGCAACGACGACTACGGCTCAGCTTATTGGTGCGGGGTTCAATCAATAGGGACGAAACGGTAGATTTATACCGTTTCGGGCTAATCTTGAGCAGTAACTCAAGATCGATATGAGGTTGAAGGATTTTGCCAGGAGAGACAGAGCGGTTCGACTTTGAGGGAACGCTGTTCGAATGGAATCGCGCGAAGGCAGCGTCTAATCTGCATAAGCACGGCGTGAGTTTTGGTGAGGCGGCGACCGTATTCGGAGATGAGGATGGCCTTTTGATCGGCGATCCGGATCATTCGGAAGATGAATCAAGATTCCTGCTTGTTGGACGGTCACGGCTTAGGCGATTATTGGTAGTAGTCTTAGTGGAACGAAGCGAGCGGGTACGAATCATCAGCGCGCGTCGAGCGACCCTTAGGGAAAGGAAGGCATATGAAGAAGGCTGTCAAGATTGACGCGGATGAGATGCGGGCTGAGTATGACTTCTCCAAGGGTGTGCGGAATCCTTACGCTGCCAAGTTTGCGAAGGGGAGCAATCTTGTGTTGATTGAGCCGGAGCTGTTTAAGGCGTTTCCCAGCGAGGAAGCGGTGAATGACGCTTTGCGGATCTTGCTGAAGGCCGGCGCACAGGCAATGAGGACCAAGCCGCAGAAGAAGGCGAGTTAGATTGGCCATGGCTACGAAGCGGAAGAACAAGGGCGCATATATGATCTCCGCGGTTGCCGAGATGTACCAGATTCATCCGCAGACGCTACGGCTGTATGAGCGCGAGGGGTTGCTGCGGCCTTCGCGCAGCGAGGGGAATACGCGGCTCTATACCGATGAGGACCTGGAGCGGCTGGAGTTCATCCTGAACCTGGCGCGCGATCTGGGGGTGAATATCGCGGGGATCGCGATTGTGCTGCAGATGCGCGAGCGCATGGAGGAGATGAACCGGCAGATGCAGGAGTTCGTCGACTACGTTCGGACGGAGATGCTGTCGCGGATGCAGCACCAGCAGCCTCCAACGGCAGGGCTGGTTCCGCTGCGGCGACCGGTGGTGATGCCGAAGAAGAAGTAGCGGCTTAGCGATGCGGGGCGCTTGGATTTGGCGGGACCGGCGTGATTCTTCCTGGGATAAACTTGATGGCTGGCTGGTGAGTTTTGGACCTGGCATGGTGCGATGAGTTTGTTCCTTCGGATACTCTTCTGGGTTGCGGCGGTCGGTTCCGTCACTTCGACGATCTACCTGCTGATGGTGGTGATCGCGGCGGTACGGTTCTGGCTGCGCCGGCGGCGTGATGATCGCGTGGGGGAGTTTCTGCCTCCGCTGAGCGTGCTAAAGCCGCTTCATGGGAAGGAGCCGGGGCTCGAGAAGAATCTTGAGTCGTTCTTCACGCAGGACTATCCGGAGTTTGAGCTGCTGTTCTGCGCGCGGCATGAGACGGACGAGGGATTGCGGCTGGCGCAGGCCGTGGGCGCGCGTCATCCGCAGGTGCAGGCTCGGTATCTGACGTGTGGAGAGCCGCAGTATCCGAACGCGAAGATGTATTCGCTGGGTGTGATGGCGGAGGCGGCTCGCAACGAGCACATGGTGACGAGTGACGCGGATTCCCGAGTAGAGCGGGATCTTCTGCGGAGGGTAGTGCAGTCGCTGGCGGATCCGAAGCTGGCGCTGGCGTCGTGTCTGTACCTGGGGACGGCGGACGTGCCTAATCTGGCGACGCAACTGGACGCGGTGGGCAAGAGCGTCGAGATGGGCTCGGGCGTGCTGGTGGCGGACATGGTGGAGGGCGGCACGAAGTTCGCGCTGGGAGTGGTGGTAGTGCAGCGGAGAAAGGCCTTCTACGATGCCGGTGGATATGAGGACCTGGGGCAGTATCAGGCGGAAGATTATGTGATGGGCAAGCGGCTGGCGGAGCAGGGGCAGGGAGTGATCATGGCTCCGCAGGTGATTCGGCTGGTGGTGCCGGAGACGTCGTTTGCGGCGTCGTTTCGCAATCAGTTGCGGTGGATGCAGAGCACGCGCAGATCGCGTCCTGCGGGACATCTGGGGACGGGGCTGACGTTCAGCGTTCCGTTCGGGCTTTTGGGGCTTGCGTGGGGAGTTCTCACGGGACGGCCTGAGCTGGGTGCGCTATGGCTGCTGGGAAGCTGCGTGAACCGGTGGGTGCAGGCTGGCGTGATGCTGAAGGCCCTGGGAGAGCCGAGGTGGGTTTGGCAGGCGCTGATCTATCCTCTGCGGGATTTGCTGGGCTGGGTGATCTGGTTTGTGAGCTATTTGCCTGCGAAGGTGCACTATCACGGCGGACAGTATCTGATCACGCCGGACGGGCGGTATAAGCAGGTTCCTTAAGGGGTTTGCGACTGCTGCGGAGCCGTCGACGTCTCGAAAAGACGAACGCAAAGTGCGCGAAGTTTTTCGCGGAGTGCGCAAAGTTGGTTGTCCTGTCGTCGTTGCATTCGGCCGACTGCTCAATAAAAACGAGAAGAAGTTTACTGATTTGAGAGCAGGGTCTTGCCGCCTGCAGACGCGAGCCTGTGGGTCGCGCCGTAGGGGGCGAGGTCGCGGGTGCGGGCGGTGGGGTTGTTGGTGAAGAGGAAGATGCGGCGTGGGCCTGACCAGAGCTGGCGGAGGCTGGCTTCGGTCTCGAAGATGTGTGGGGCGTCCGGCCAGAATGAGCCGTACCAGAGGCCGTTGACATCTCCGTTGATGAGGTGAACCTGCTGACGAGTGTAGAAGACGAGAGTGGAGCCAGAGGTGAGCTCGCCGTCGAGGAGGATGAGGTCGTCGGGGCGCGGGCGAGCCTGCTGGACGCCGTCGATGGTCAACGCCAGCCCCTTTGAGCCGAGGATGGGATAGAAGCGCGCGAGGCCCTCATGGGCGGCGAGCAGCGTGACGACCATGGCCGCGGCGAGGGTGAGGTTGGCCGCGAGCGTGAGGCCGCGGCGGCGGAAGAGGTAGCTTCCGAGGCCCATGGCCATCATGCCGATGGCGACGGCGGCGAGCGGTCCGCGGAAGAGTCCCATGGCGGCTCCGGTGAGGTCGAAGAGGTGGCCGAGGGAGAGATTGTAGAACTCTGGGTTCGCTGCAATGAGCGAGGCGATGTCAGTGCCCGGTGCGGAGCGGGGAGCAGCGATGGCGAAGTAGCCACAAACGAGGGCGATGAGCGTGGTAATGGGGGCGAGGAGGTAGAGTGACCACGCGAGGGCGCTTCTGCAGGCGGTGGTGTCGCTTTCGATGGGTGAGTTGCAGAGTGAGAGGTAGTTCGCGGCGGAGATGTTCCGCGAGGCTTCGACGGCGGCGTCGGCGCGGGCGAGGAGGCCGGCGGCGAGGAGCGCAAGAGCAGGAAGCGCGGGGAGGTTGTAGTACTCCTGGCGGCTGGAGGCGGTGAAGAAGCCGAGGACGAGGGCAGCCCAAAGCAGGAGAGAGAGCGAGGCTTCGTTTTCGCCGACCCACTGCGATGCGGCGGGGTCGTCGTAGGCGAGACGGGAGCGGTTGCGCAGAGTGCGGACGGCGTTGCGGATTGCTCCGGGAAGGAAGGCCGCCCACGGCATGACCCATATGGCGGAGAGCAGCCAGAAGAGAGGGATGGGGACCTGGCCGTAGTCGTGCGGGATGCGTCGGCCGAGGAAGCGGGCGATGTGCTCGTTGTAGAGATAGAACCAGGCCCAGCCTCCGTGCGCAGGCAGGCCGAGGCCAACGGGCAGGGGAATGGGCGGGGTCCGCAGGGCCGCGAGGATGTGCCACGGAGCCGCAATGGCGAGGAAGACCGCGGCGCTCGAAATGAGATGCAGGCGTGGAAGCAGACGCAGTTGCCGCGTAATGAGCAGGTAGAAGACGGCGAAGCCGACGGGGAAGACGAGGCCGATGAGTCCCTTGGTGAGGACATTGAGGGCCATGACGGCGGCGAAGGCGAGGCAGGGGAAGAGGGAAGACCCGAATATCCTGCGAAACCCAGGTCTCAGATGCGAGACCTGGGGCATCCGGCTGCGCGGCTCCTCAGACTGGACTCTTTCGAGGGCGATGAGGAAGAGGTGGACGCCGAGGGTCATCCAGAGGGCGAGCAGGATGTCCGGGATATAAAAGCGCGTGTAGAGGTAGGGGCCGATGCCGGTGGCCATGGCGAGGGCGGCGTAGAAGCCGCCGCGGTCGGGACTGGAGGCGGGCGAGACGTAGCGGAAGAGGCGGATGCCGAGTGCGTAGACGGCGAGCAGCAGAGCGAGGACAGAGAGCGCAAGGGGAAGACGGGCGGCCCAGTCGTAAGGACCAAAGATGCTCATGGAGCCGGCGGCCATCCAGTACATGAGCGGGGGCTTGTCGAAGAAGCGCACGCCGTTGATATAGGGAGTGACGAAGTTGTGGCGCTGGAGCATCTCGCGCGCGATCTCGGTGTAGATTGAGTCGACGTCGTCGAGAAGGCCGGGAGAGAAGAGGCCGCCGATCTGTAAGACAAACCAAGCGAAGACGAGAATCGCGACCGACCTAGGGCTCCAGTCGCGGATTTTGGACGGAGCTATGGTGGTAGTGGTGGCAGGCCGTAGTGATGGTGTGGCCTCAGCCACCAGAAACGTCTGGGTGGTGGCGAATTGGTCTACTCGAATCGGCAAAGGCGTTTCTCGGAGCGAGGAGAGGTGAGAGCTTTCTGTTTTTACTTTTTTCCTCAACTCTGCGGGGTCAGATGGCCGTTGTCAATGACAAGTTTGGGTAGGTCATCAGGGATGGTCCAGGGGGCGGTCGGTGAAGAGCGCCTTGCCGGAGGTCTCTTCGAGCAGAATCCTATTGTTGCCAAGCAGATGGTCGACTTCGTCGCGCTTTTCAAGCGGTACGAAGAGGATTTTGCGCTCGCCAGTTCCCCATATCCTGAGCAGATCGTTTGAGTTGAGGAAGATGGGAGGCGCGTCAGGGAAGGTGGAGCCGAAGATCATGGAAGATGAGCGTCCGTTGACGAGATCGACGTCTTCTCCTAGATAGAAGGGGATGGAGGAGCCGTAGGACTGGTCGCCGTACATGAGGACCCGGTTGTCGCGGGAGATTAGATGGTCGTCTTCGAGCTCCTGAATCTTTTCGGCGAGGTCCTGAGAGGAGAGCATGGGCGCGAAGCGGACGAAGGCGATGTGCGCGGCGATGAGGAAGACGGCGCTGGTGAGCGCGACGACGATGGTCGAGGCGAGATGGCGGCGGCGAACGCGAAGGATCCACGCGACCGCCGGGCCGATGGCGAAGGCGAGCGCGGCGAGCGAGGCGGGAAGGCGGAGCGCAGCGAAGCTGGGGCCGGTGAGGTCGAAGAAGTGCGACATGGAGAGGGTGTAGTCGCCGACACCGCGGTGGGCGAGCAGGTCTCCGATGTCGGGAACGAAGGGAAGATTGCGCGAGCTCCAAAGGCCGTAGGCGAGCGCCCCCGCCGCGCTGACGCCGACGACTGTAAGGATGGCGTGGGCGATAGTGAGCCAGCGACGGAAGGAGGGGGTTGAGTCGTAGGCGATCTCGGCGCGCGAGAGGGCCGCGGCGATGAGCATGAGCAGCGGAAGGTAGGCGGGGAAGGTGTAGTACTCCTGGTTGGTGGAGATTGAGAAGAAGAGGAGTACGAGAGTGGCGTAGATGGTGAGGAGCAGCGTGGTACGGGTGGCGAAGGTATCGACGGAGTAGCGGACGTAACGGAAGATTCCGCGGTCGATCTCGTCGTGGTGGTCGAGACTCTGGAGCTTGTTAAGCGCGTAGTGCGAGGCGGAGCGGCGCTGGGTGAAGACCTTGAAGCCCTTGATGAAGGCGATAGGAAAGAAGAGGCTCCAGGGAAAGAGCCAGACGAGATGGAGGCTCCAGAAGAGATAGCCGGGGAGCTTGTTGTAGTCCATGGGGTAGCGCTTGCCGAGGAAGCGCAGGAAGTGCTCGTTGACGAAGTAGAACCAGAAGAAGCCGTGGCCGTTCATGCCTCCGGTGTTGCGCAGGCCGGCGAGGATATGCCAGGGAGCCGCGATGAGGAGGAAGAGCAGAAGTCCGGTGACAGGCTTGAGGAGAGCGACGCGGCGGTAGGTTCCGGTCAGGATGACGTAGACGGTCGCTGCTCCGAAGAAGAAGACGAGCGCGACGAGACCCTTGGTGAGTACCGCAAGCGCGAGGGAGACCCACATGCCGTAGGCGTACCAGGCCTTGCGGCGGGAGGGCCGGCGCGTTGCCGAGGCGAAGGAGCCGTATTCGGTCGAGACGACGGTCAGGGACTTGTTGAGCACCGTAAGCAGGCAGTAGAGCGCCGTGCAGAGGAAGAGCGAGAGCAAAACCTCGGGGATGTAGATGCGCGT
It encodes the following:
- a CDS encoding ArnT family glycosyltransferase; this translates as MLQRHNFVTPYINGVRFFDKPPLMYWMAAGSMSIFGPYDWAARLPLALSVLALLLAVYALGIRLFRYVSPASSPDRGGFYAALAMATGIGPYLYTRFYIPDILLALWMTLGVHLFLIALERVQSEEPRSRMPQVSHLRPGFRRIFGSSLFPCLAFAAVMALNVLTKGLIGLVFPVGFAVFYLLITRQLRLLPRLHLISSAAVFLAIAAPWHILAALRTPPIPLPVGLGLPAHGGWAWFYLYNEHIARFLGRRIPHDYGQVPIPLFWLLSAIWVMPWAAFLPGAIRNAVRTLRNRSRLAYDDPAASQWVGENEASLSLLLWAALVLGFFTASSRQEYYNLPALPALALLAAGLLARADAAVEASRNISAANYLSLCNSPIESDTTACRSALAWSLYLLAPITTLIALVCGYFAIAAPRSAPGTDIASLIAANPEFYNLSLGHLFDLTGAAMGLFRGPLAAVAIGMMAMGLGSYLFRRRGLTLAANLTLAAAMVVTLLAAHEGLARFYPILGSKGLALTIDGVQQARPRPDDLILLDGELTSGSTLVFYTRQQVHLINGDVNGLWYGSFWPDAPHIFETEASLRQLWSGPRRIFLFTNNPTARTRDLAPYGATHRLASAGGKTLLSNQ
- a CDS encoding ArnT family glycosyltransferase; translation: MTEQALLQRAERNDLAPAVLRRPFALLLLASLWLVVFFASLFAPSILDDADGTHANAARHMALSGDLVTLKVDGIRYLEKAPLPYWLDALSFRIFGFNTFAAHLPEAIAVLLLALLGYLWADRAFRARTALYTGLAVLTCAGVFLFTRIYIPEVLLSLFLCTALYCLLTVLNKSLTVVSTEYGSFASATRRPSRRKAWYAYGMWVSLALAVLTKGLVALVFFFGAATVYVILTGTYRRVALLKPVTGLLLFLLIAAPWHILAGLRNTGGMNGHGFFWFYFVNEHFLRFLGKRYPMDYNKLPGYLFWSLHLVWLFPWSLFFPIAFIKGFKVFTQRRSASHYALNKLQSLDHHDEIDRGIFRYVRYSVDTFATRTTLLLTIYATLVLLFFSISTNQEYYTFPAYLPLLMLIAAALSRAEIAYDSTPSFRRWLTIAHAILTVVGVSAAGALAYGLWSSRNLPFVPDIGDLLAHRGVGDYTLSMSHFFDLTGPSFAALRLPASLAALAFAIGPAVAWILRVRRRHLASTIVVALTSAVFLIAAHIAFVRFAPMLSSQDLAEKIQELEDDHLISRDNRVLMYGDQSYGSSIPFYLGEDVDLVNGRSSSMIFGSTFPDAPPIFLNSNDLLRIWGTGERKILFVPLEKRDEVDHLLGNNRILLEETSGKALFTDRPLDHP